The following proteins are encoded in a genomic region of Sorangiineae bacterium MSr12523:
- a CDS encoding N-formylglutamate amidohydrolase: MQNGKRLFSLIEPERRESAVVVEVPHAGLDVPATYLSNLTAPARSIAQDADLYVDELYADAPLEGATLLVAHTSRYVLDLNRGEDDWDREAVSAPATARSSVPHGSSRMPRGLVWRLTTDGLPALARPLTLAELDERVDRIHRPYHRALWSVLERKREKFGYAVLLAAHSMPSNARTLNGEAGAPRADIVPGTQGRTTSAPVFIECVDAHARAFGYTVRHDDPYRGGFSARHYGQPHRGLHAVQVELARRLYMDERTCARNGGFDAMRSWCRSLVAKLVQTALR, encoded by the coding sequence GTGCAGAACGGAAAGCGGCTCTTTTCACTCATCGAGCCCGAGCGTCGCGAGAGCGCCGTCGTCGTGGAGGTTCCCCACGCCGGCTTGGACGTACCGGCTACCTACCTCTCCAACCTCACCGCGCCCGCGCGGTCCATCGCGCAGGATGCAGATCTCTACGTCGATGAGCTTTACGCGGATGCGCCGCTCGAGGGGGCCACGCTGTTGGTCGCCCACACCTCGCGCTACGTCCTCGATTTGAACCGCGGCGAGGACGATTGGGATCGCGAGGCCGTCTCCGCGCCCGCAACGGCCCGCAGTTCCGTGCCGCATGGCTCGTCGCGCATGCCGCGAGGACTCGTGTGGCGCCTCACGACCGACGGCCTGCCCGCACTCGCGCGCCCGCTCACGTTGGCGGAACTCGACGAACGCGTCGATCGCATTCACCGCCCTTACCACCGTGCCCTCTGGTCCGTGCTGGAACGCAAGCGCGAGAAGTTCGGCTATGCCGTCTTGCTCGCGGCTCATTCGATGCCGAGCAATGCGCGCACACTCAACGGGGAAGCAGGTGCGCCTCGAGCCGACATTGTCCCCGGCACCCAGGGCCGAACCACCTCTGCTCCCGTCTTCATCGAATGCGTGGATGCACACGCCCGCGCGTTCGGCTACACCGTACGACACGATGACCCGTATCGTGGCGGATTTTCCGCACGGCACTATGGTCAACCGCACCGCGGACTTCACGCCGTGCAGGTCGAGCTGGCGCGCCGGCTTTACATGGATGAGAGGACCTGTGCGCGAAACGGAGGCTTCGATGCGATGCGCTCGTGGTGTCGAAGCCTGGTGGCCAAGCTCGTTCAAACGGCGCTACGCTAG
- the xerD gene encoding site-specific tyrosine recombinase XerD, translated as MDLHGWIDVYLNHLRVERALAKNSLEAYARDLNRLAGHLRTDDVKNIVASDIAELLADNVRTGFGARSSARQLSALRGFFRFLVRERAITADVTALIDRPKLGRKLPRVLSFEDVERLLAAPNRTKPRGVRDAAMIHLMYASGLRVSELCSLKLADLDMQRGIVSAYGKGGKRRMVPVGEVALEHLKIYLERVRGLHARPETRVLFVSPRGGPLTRQGFWKLLKRYAVAAGITVPLSPHKLRHSFATHLLHGGADLRAVQAMLGHADLGTTEIYTRVAQDHVRRAHTRAHPRA; from the coding sequence GTGGACCTCCACGGCTGGATCGATGTCTATTTGAATCACCTGCGCGTCGAACGCGCGCTGGCCAAAAACTCGCTCGAGGCGTACGCGCGCGATTTGAACCGCCTCGCGGGGCACCTGCGCACCGACGATGTGAAGAACATCGTCGCCTCGGACATCGCCGAGCTGCTCGCGGACAATGTCCGCACCGGCTTCGGCGCACGTTCCAGCGCGCGCCAGCTCTCCGCCCTTCGCGGTTTTTTCCGCTTCCTCGTGCGCGAGCGCGCCATCACTGCGGACGTGACCGCGCTCATCGATCGGCCGAAGCTCGGTCGCAAGCTGCCCCGCGTCCTCTCCTTCGAGGACGTGGAGCGGCTGCTCGCCGCGCCCAATCGCACGAAGCCGCGCGGCGTGCGAGATGCCGCCATGATTCACTTGATGTACGCGTCCGGCCTTCGCGTGAGCGAGCTTTGCTCCCTCAAGTTGGCCGATCTCGACATGCAACGCGGCATCGTCAGCGCCTACGGCAAAGGCGGAAAGCGGCGCATGGTGCCCGTGGGCGAAGTCGCCCTCGAGCACCTGAAGATCTACCTGGAGCGCGTGCGCGGGCTTCATGCGCGACCTGAAACGCGCGTGCTCTTCGTCTCCCCGCGCGGCGGACCGCTCACTCGTCAGGGCTTCTGGAAGCTTCTGAAGCGCTATGCGGTGGCGGCCGGCATTACGGTGCCGCTTTCGCCGCACAAGCTTCGCCACTCGTTCGCGACACACCTTCTGCACGGTGGCGCGGATCTTCGCGCGGTGCAGGCCATGTTGGGCCATGCTGACCTCGGCACGACCGAAATCTACACACGCGTCGCACAGGATCACGTTCGGCGGGCCCATACGCGTGCGCATCCGCGTGCATAA
- a CDS encoding indole-3-glycerol phosphate synthase TrpC yields MILDKIVSSKRAEIAALKAPSATASGRHIDVAGLLKRRSGEPLRILTEFKRKSPSAGELSRTLSLAERVTAYAKAGASLVSVLCDGPFFGGSYDDVAEARAVLDRAGRPVPILAKEFILDEVQLQIARSKGADAALLIVRILQPGEVVSLAKAAREYGLEPLVEVANEEELAIALRTDARLIGVNARDLDTLRMDPERAAKIVASIPDDRVAVHLSGLKTEDDVRALSKGRAEAALVGEILMRQDDPTDLLTRFVAAARE; encoded by the coding sequence ATGATCCTCGACAAGATCGTCAGTTCGAAACGGGCAGAGATTGCGGCACTGAAGGCGCCGTCGGCGACGGCATCGGGTCGCCACATCGACGTGGCGGGCCTCTTGAAGCGCAGATCCGGCGAACCATTGCGGATCCTCACCGAGTTCAAACGAAAGAGTCCCAGCGCCGGCGAGCTGTCGCGCACCCTGTCCTTGGCGGAGCGCGTGACCGCCTACGCGAAGGCGGGCGCGAGCCTCGTGAGCGTGCTTTGCGATGGCCCCTTCTTCGGCGGCTCGTACGACGACGTCGCCGAGGCGCGCGCGGTGCTCGATCGAGCTGGGCGCCCGGTTCCGATCCTCGCCAAGGAGTTCATCCTCGATGAGGTGCAGTTGCAGATTGCACGCTCCAAGGGCGCCGATGCCGCGCTGCTCATCGTGCGAATTTTGCAGCCCGGGGAAGTGGTAAGCCTGGCGAAGGCTGCGCGCGAATACGGCCTCGAGCCGCTCGTCGAAGTGGCCAACGAAGAGGAGCTCGCGATCGCGCTGCGGACGGACGCGCGCCTCATCGGCGTGAACGCACGCGATCTGGACACGTTGCGCATGGATCCCGAGCGCGCGGCGAAGATCGTCGCATCCATCCCGGACGATCGCGTTGCCGTTCATCTTTCGGGCCTCAAGACGGAGGACGACGTCCGCGCGCTCTCCAAAGGTCGCGCGGAGGCTGCCCTGGTCGGTGAAATTCTGATGCGTCAAGACGATCCGACGGATCTCCTCACGCGATTCGTGGCGGCAGCACGCGAGTAG
- a CDS encoding prolyl oligopeptidase family serine peptidase codes for MSIIEWQHTRSCIVLLAVVGAAGCNSESDNPSSGSNDAYPASRRENVADSHWGVRVADPYRWLEDAANPEVQSWMAAQDGYARQRLAAIPNREAWLERLRPLYRADSSKAPVKRQDRYFWTRHHADRDKEVVYWKVGKDGAEKVLFDPNTWSSDGSTGLGVWAPSWDGKFVAYDVHENNRDDAELHVLDVNSGKETGEVIPGTKYNWYGAAWTPDNTGFYYIWAPPIGGDVTGPTRSGFAEVRFHRLGTGPAKDPIVLPATHDSEAFVSVDLSRDGRWLVATVVHGSAGDVVDVSIQDRTAATPAWTPVVDSKSVRALFSVQVWNDTMYMLTNLDAPHFRVVQVDPKHPEQANWKEIVPEDAEATISTLDVLGGHLVLNSMRKATTELTVRNLDGTFVRNIPLPDRGSSDVIVGEPDDDTAYFNFYSFTTPEIQFETSISQGTVREYSRDTTPFDASAYVTDQVTYSSKDGTPVTMFVVHRKDVTPNGKNPTILYGYGGFNVNMTPWFSASTAAWLASGGVYALPNLRGGGEYGEAWHRAGMLLQKQNVFDDFIAAAHWLVDNQWTNSSQLAIRGGSNGGLLVGAAMTQAPELFDAVICEVPLLDMTRYHLFGASRPWIPEYGSVDDEQQFKAIYAYSPYHHVERRDYPALLMLTSDSDDRVDPLHARKFIAQVQWANTSKAPAWLRIEKNAGHGGADSVQQSIDEAADIFQFLSAQFADPQ; via the coding sequence ATGTCGATCATCGAATGGCAGCACACCCGATCGTGCATCGTGCTCCTCGCCGTCGTCGGCGCCGCCGGATGCAACAGCGAAAGTGACAATCCCTCCAGCGGCTCGAACGACGCTTATCCCGCGAGCCGGCGTGAAAACGTGGCCGACTCCCACTGGGGCGTTCGAGTCGCGGATCCCTATCGATGGCTGGAAGATGCCGCCAATCCCGAGGTGCAATCGTGGATGGCCGCGCAAGATGGCTATGCGCGCCAAAGGCTCGCGGCCATTCCGAACCGAGAGGCCTGGCTCGAGCGCCTGCGCCCCCTTTATCGGGCGGACTCCAGCAAAGCGCCGGTCAAACGGCAAGATCGCTATTTCTGGACCCGGCACCACGCCGACCGCGACAAGGAAGTCGTGTATTGGAAAGTTGGGAAAGACGGCGCCGAGAAGGTGCTGTTCGATCCCAATACCTGGAGCAGCGACGGCTCGACGGGGCTGGGCGTGTGGGCGCCGAGCTGGGATGGCAAGTTCGTGGCGTACGACGTGCACGAGAACAACCGCGACGACGCGGAGTTGCACGTTCTCGATGTAAACAGCGGCAAGGAAACCGGCGAAGTGATCCCAGGTACCAAGTACAATTGGTACGGCGCGGCATGGACACCTGACAACACGGGGTTCTATTACATCTGGGCACCGCCCATCGGCGGAGACGTCACCGGCCCCACGCGGTCCGGTTTCGCAGAAGTCCGATTTCATCGGCTCGGCACCGGCCCCGCGAAGGATCCGATCGTTCTCCCGGCGACGCACGATTCCGAGGCGTTCGTCTCCGTCGATCTGTCGCGCGATGGCCGCTGGCTCGTCGCCACCGTGGTTCACGGTTCCGCAGGCGACGTCGTCGATGTGTCCATTCAGGATCGCACGGCGGCAACGCCGGCGTGGACCCCCGTCGTGGACTCGAAGAGCGTGCGGGCCCTGTTCAGCGTGCAAGTCTGGAACGACACCATGTACATGTTGACCAACCTCGATGCGCCCCACTTTCGCGTCGTGCAGGTCGATCCGAAGCACCCCGAGCAAGCGAACTGGAAGGAGATCGTGCCGGAAGATGCCGAGGCAACGATTTCCACGCTCGACGTTCTCGGCGGGCACCTGGTGCTAAATTCGATGCGCAAGGCCACGACCGAGCTCACCGTCCGCAACCTCGATGGCACGTTCGTTCGCAACATCCCCTTGCCGGATCGGGGCTCGTCCGACGTCATCGTGGGCGAGCCCGACGACGACACGGCCTATTTCAATTTCTATTCGTTCACCACCCCCGAGATCCAATTCGAAACATCCATTTCCCAAGGCACGGTTCGCGAATATTCGCGGGACACGACGCCCTTCGATGCCTCGGCGTACGTCACCGATCAAGTCACGTACTCGTCCAAGGATGGCACGCCGGTCACGATGTTCGTCGTCCACCGCAAGGACGTAACACCCAATGGGAAAAACCCGACCATCCTCTATGGCTACGGCGGCTTCAACGTCAACATGACGCCATGGTTCTCTGCGTCCACCGCCGCCTGGCTGGCGTCGGGCGGAGTGTATGCGCTCCCCAACCTCCGGGGCGGCGGCGAGTATGGGGAAGCGTGGCATCGAGCCGGCATGCTCCTGCAGAAACAGAATGTCTTCGACGACTTCATTGCCGCCGCGCATTGGCTCGTCGACAACCAATGGACGAACTCCAGCCAGCTCGCCATTCGCGGAGGCTCGAACGGAGGGCTGCTGGTGGGCGCAGCCATGACCCAGGCGCCCGAGCTTTTCGACGCCGTCATCTGCGAGGTGCCGCTGCTCGACATGACGCGCTATCACTTGTTCGGGGCGAGCCGGCCGTGGATTCCAGAGTATGGCTCGGTGGATGACGAGCAGCAATTCAAAGCCATCTACGCGTACTCACCGTACCATCACGTCGAACGACGCGATTACCCGGCGCTGCTGATGCTCACGTCCGACAGCGACGACCGCGTCGACCCGCTTCATGCGCGCAAGTTCATCGCCCAGGTGCAATGGGCCAACACATCGAAGGCGCCGGCCTGGCTCCGAATCGAGAAGAACGCAGGTCACGGCGGAGCGGACTCGGTGCAGCAATCGATCGACGAGGCGGCCGACATCTTTCAATTCCTGTCCGCGCAATTCGCCGATCCCCAGTGA
- the rpmB gene encoding 50S ribosomal protein L28, producing the protein MAKSDITGKRKLKAQNVSHSNIKTKRWQNLNIQTRRLWVPELKKFVTLNVTTRDLRTIDKIGVTEYAKQHGAKLA; encoded by the coding sequence ATGGCTAAAAGTGATATTACAGGCAAGCGCAAGCTCAAGGCGCAAAACGTCTCGCACTCGAACATCAAGACGAAGCGCTGGCAGAACCTCAACATTCAGACCCGCCGCCTTTGGGTTCCCGAGCTGAAGAAGTTCGTGACGCTGAACGTGACGACGCGTGACCTGCGCACGATCGACAAGATCGGCGTCACCGAGTACGCGAAGCAGCACGGCGCCAAGCTCGCCTGA